Sequence from the Lepidochelys kempii isolate rLepKem1 chromosome 7, rLepKem1.hap2, whole genome shotgun sequence genome:
TTTTCATATAGATGATTCAGGGAAAAtatgactaatttttaaaaatcagtttttagtGGGAGCAAGATGCAAAGAATTTACACCACATTACATCAGTATCATATTATCAACAGCCACAACTGTTCCTTAGCAACTTACCAAAGAAGTATTTGCATTTGCCAACACGAAAAACACTCCTGCCTGTTCTGCAAAGCTTATCCACATCTTTGAGCCATTGATAATATAGTAGTCTCCCTTCTTATCAGCATGAGTCTTCAAAGAAAATGCATCACTGCCAGATCCAACCTCAGAAAGGCAGAAACTGCCTGTCTATCAATTGAAGGGAAAACTACATTAtaggttttatttaaaatatatgcatagCATGCAACATTAATATAAGacttgaaaggaaaaaaagtataaAGTTGTTAAATATTTCAACCATCTTAACCTACATATTGCGGGTAGTATCAGTTAGGTTTATAGGTGTGAAGACATGGTTGTCTAGAGGTTAGAGCTAGGGAGAACGAAGTCATGACTTTTGCAACATCTTCCCTGCTCTCCCAGACTTACTTACTACCTTATAAGGTTTTGTGAGGATTAATATTGGTATAGTACTGATCCTTGGAtaaaagcatgtcctctggaatggtggctgaagcatgaaggggcatatgaatgtctagcatatctggcacgtaaataccttgcaacgctggcgacaaaagtgccatgcgaattcccattctcactttcaggtgacactgtaaataagaagcagtcagcagtatctcccataaatttaaacaaacttgtctgtcttagcaattggctgaacaaggaataggactgagtagacttgtagactctaaagttttagacggttgtgtttttgagtgcagttatataacaaaaaaaggtttacactttcacgataaagagagactgcactacagcacttgtatgaggtgaattgaaaaatactatttttaaaatcattcttacagtgcaaatatttgtaataaaaaataataatataaagtgagcactgtttaataaatttcaattggtattctactgtttaccAAAgctattaatcacaattaattttttttaatcgcagttaatttttttgagctaatcgcgtgagttaactgcaattaatcaacagccctagtactAACTAGCTAACTGTATTTCAGGGTTTGACCTACCAAGTAAGCTGTCTTAGTGGTTCTGCTGGAATGATGTGTtctgccaaaaagaaaaaaaaccccagagtATGGCAACTGTTCTGGGACCTCAGTTAAGGAGACAGGGCAGATTACAGACTGATACCAATTTCTGTAACTCATGCTGAGTAGTTCCTTACAATttgtcccactgaaatctatgggtAACAGAGTAGATACTAAATACAAGTACAGGTTATAGAATCTAGGTCCTAAGCACTAGAACATTTATGCAATACTGTAAATAACATGATTTACATACTTGAAAAAGTCTAATATTCTAAATACCTTTTTCTAACAAACAAGCAGAAAAATCTCACATTTCTGCCTGACGTCTTGATGTTAGAATACTGTCAAACTGACCTCGATGTGTTGTCACAACCCAATCTTACATGAGCTGCATTCAGATTTAATTTTGGTACTCCCGAGTTGCAAGAACAGCATGAGTATGCACCACAACTCACTACATTCACAGAGACACTTATCTGGGCTTCCTACTATTCTACAGCACCACAGTATTGCTTTCTGCATATTACAGTGTATTACTGAGTGATTACATGGATACATATCCCTCAAGTCCACTGCTTTTAAGTTCTTCTCCACAGCAAGTCAAGATTCTTATCAAACTCTATTTAGGAttcctaataaaaatatatatatatttaagagTATTCATGATGATTCCATATAGAACAACCTTTTTTGCTTTGCTGATGTTAATGTACACATAATAAtcattcctttcccccacccaatTCACTAGTGATAAACActgtgcctcttttttttttaaaaataaaaaccttgtTTATTGTTAAATTCACATCAAAGAACAGTACAAATTGCTGTAAGACAGACAGAATAGGGTAAAAATCTCCTGGAAAAGTTTGGTTCAGGAGAAACTACTAAAAATGCAATCCTCTATTTTTTACATATATGTAACTCCAATTGAAGCCCATGGGAGTTGTGTGCAAAAGGACTGCAGAATCAGCCCCAAATTTCTGAAAAACGTGCAACAGACTTTTCGATTTTCCCCTTCACCCTCCAGATGAAGGGGATATATCTGTGTACATGGAATGACAGATTTCAGGTCTCAAATAGAATTCCAATGTTTGCATATGACGATATTGCCTTAAAATGTAATGCATCATTTAATTCTCTAAATGGACACTAACATTATGAAATCATATAAAATTTTATGTTATTTCATAAAGGACATACTTAACTCACCAAATCTTTAGCCAATCTGGGCAAATAAGTTCTCTTTTGTTCTTCTGTTCCATATGTAATAAACAATTTATTCGTAACTGTGTTCTGGAGTTCACACAGAAGAGCTACAGCTGGGTCAACCTTGGCCAATTCCTCTACCACCAGTATGGTAGAAAAAAATGAAGATCCAGTTCCTCCATACTCTGGTCCAAGCTCAATACTCATTAGCTAAAAGGGAGAGAATGAAATACAACTGTTCTGGGGAGATCATCACAGACAGTAATTTAGGCTgacaagattttcaaatattttcactactggaaaaaaaattacttcagaGGTAAGAAGCAATTAAAATACTTTTGTGCAAGTCAGAGAATATAAAATCTCTTCAGATCCCTCTGCAATGCCTGCAATAAATTAACCAGCTAATAGTCACTGCAGAGGGGTCAAGATAGGGTTATTTACtcatacaaaaaacaaaatacagagcTATCAACACATATGCGATTCATCACCATGACTACTCTGATATAGTTATGTCAGAATTTAAATGTCAGAATGAAACACAACATTTTAACTTTTCTAACTGTAATTTCTCACTAAACATCGATTTAGGGTTGAAAACAGAAAAGGTAACATTCATTCAAACGACTtaatctaaaacaaaaaaaaagttgcacAACTGGCAGTAACATTTAATAACAATGTAACCCttgaattaaaataataaaatatgcaGACCCCTTGTTCAAATAGTCCTTGCAGTACAGATTCATCCATTTCTGCATTTGCATCCATTGCTTTTACCAAAGGTGCAATTTGGTCTTGAGCAAATTTTTTCACTAtaatgaagaaaaagaaaggatgTAAGTATTCTAGCCAATTCTTTAAATAATATCTGAGTCAGCAATTTAGTATTTGTAGCAAGGCATATGTACCATTCAGTGCCTAATGCAGGGAGATCCCAAAGATATCCAACACCCTAACCCAGTGGTGTCCCAGGAAGGAAGATCAAGTGCTCCAGAGAGCAATATGGGTGTTTTGGGTTAAGAGGTTTAACAGTTTCAGCTAGATGCAAGTCCCTGTGCTGACATAAGTGGGCACTACCAATTTACAGCTCAGACCCTTTTTAAATTTCTGAGAGTTCTCATATGAGAGCACTTTGCTGACCAAAAGTCAGGTCAGAAACCCTGGAGACATAAGAGCTCTCCTGTTTAGTTTGTTTGATATTTatattaggggtttttttttgttttttaagaggtTACAGACTTAAAAATGCTTTCAGCGAATGTGGCCAGACACCTTGCTGGAGTGTATTATTTTGGTCGAACAAGAACCCTGTAAATGGTAAACTGGAAAAAGGTTTTTTGCTTAATCTATTTCTTCTGTTTACTCTCTCTAGCTGATCAGGCCATGGCCCAGTTACAACTATTTTGATCCAATTCCTAGTGGACAGGTCTCCATATCACAACTTGGGGGAGGCTTTCGCTCTGCCCTCAAGCCCCCATCAACCATTGCCCCCATTTCTGTCCCTCTTTGAAAACAAGCCCCAGTGACTCCACAGTGATCCCTGCACTCTTCCTGCACGCTCTGCCTAGTCCTCAGTGTGTGGCGTCACTGCTTAGCCCTGCCGTTCCACAGGAAGGAGGGCTGTCAAGAAAGAGTCAGGCTGTTTTGGACAGAGAGATGGGGGGTGAGATGATCACGGACAGTTAAAGGACTAACATGCATCCAGTGGCTCCATGTTAAGAGTTTGAACAGCAAGTTACCCATTTCTTTCATCATCATCTCTTCTTCTGTAAGTGTGTCAAGGGGAGCACACACTACCCGCTCATTGGCTAGGTTTGCCATAGCTTCTGATTTGGATGATTTACAGACACTAGGAGGAGCCTTCCAAGAAGCCAAGTAGATTGGCATGTTTCTTCTTAGCTGttgacaaataataataaagaaagtTATAAAAACTGATTTTGATGCACAGAAAACATTGTTCAAGTATTTATAAACAGGAATATAAATTTTCACCCAATGTTTTTATTCTCTATTCAGTaactgaaaaagaaatacaattacacataattaattattttcaaTTATACTAATTTCAAGTTTTTGAGCACTTGCAACAAAGGGGCTCGACCAATTTAATTTCCTTTCAACCTGTGTCTTTCAGTCCTACAAACTATTTTCTTCCTGTCAGTTTTCTATACCTTGGTAAAcatattgttattttgacaaggattcaaaaatattaatgtttttaaaatgtgaatagtTTTGAGAATTGCAGCTACCAGCTAGAATCTGTTTTCAGTACTGCTAATATTAGAAGCTTTCTGGAATGTTCACGTTAATAGCTGTACATTTTAACAAATTTTATCTCCAATCAAAACATAATTGTATTAAATTCTAAAAGTTTCTTTACAATAATAGTCCTATTCACTGTTTTCAGTGGGTCTGCCTTGAGACCAATCAACTAGTAATGCTAGCAACTACATGGACTGTTGTACAAATActctatttttattaaagcttGAATgcgtttttatttttgttcttgttcCTAACTGTTATGCAGCCCCAGCATCCAAATCATTCAGCTACAATGCATATTATTAAACATGTGGCTAAAATAATTTTACAACTTACGGCACAACTGTGATAGAACTTGTCAAAATACACTGTAATCTAACATTTTATAACTTTAAGAGTGAGTACGCACTTCAGAAAAGATGCAATTATATAAAAACATGTTTCTACTTAATTACTTTAAATCCCAGAGTTGGTGTAATGAAAATGACGATAAGCAGCAGACTGCCAACTGGTAATAAGCCTTAACggactgattatttttaaatgtcaaaaagtGATACAGCACAAAGAGCTGAAATTAGGAAATTCGCTGTAAAGGTTCTGCAAATATTCTTATCTCTGACTCCACACTCACTTGCCAACCACATACACTGCACTCAAGTCACATCAGGGGCCAATGGTGATCTAGCTGAAGCAAAGAATGGGTTGTGCATACAGCCTATATCATGGTTGTGAGGTAGTTTGTAGGCTTACATTTACAGTATGGTAGTTAAAGGATTGTAGTCCATATAGAAAGTGTGCATAAGATATGGTATTTTGACAGCATCGTAGATGGATGCAAAATTGTTGGCGGGTAAGTAGAGCATGGGAGATAATTACAGCATAAATTAGTTAAGGTTATTTGGAGAAATATGAATTCTTTAgcattcaaagatttttttttttttaaatagctgcaaCATTCTAACAACATTTCTTTTGGATAACAACAGATTTCAGTTTCAAATTTTGATGGATTTATTAAAATCTGAAGAATGTTTGAGGATGCCCATaacatataaatatttatttacttattaatGTTGCTATGGAACACTAGATTAATGATAGCATGCTATGTGTGTTTCAGGCTCACTTTATTAGCAGGACTGAAAGTTAAACGCT
This genomic interval carries:
- the ACADSB gene encoding short/branched chain specific acyl-CoA dehydrogenase, mitochondrial isoform X1, producing the protein MPIYLASWKAPPSVCKSSKSEAMANLANERVVCAPLDTLTEEEMMMKEMVKKFAQDQIAPLVKAMDANAEMDESVLQGLFEQGLMSIELGPEYGGTGSSFFSTILVVEELAKVDPAVALLCELQNTVTNKLFITYGTEEQKRTYLPRLAKDLTGSFCLSEVGSGSDAFSLKTHADKKGDYYIINGSKMWISFAEQAGVFFVLANANTSLGYKGITCFIVDRGTEGLHVEKKEDKLGIRATSTCPVTFENVKVPKTNILGQLGQGYKYAIGMLNVGRIGIAAQMLGLAQGCFDHTIPYVKERVQFGKSIFDFQGMQHQIAQVATQLEAARLLTYNAARLVEAGRPFRKEASMAKYYAAEVATQTTSKCIEWMGGVGFTKDYPIEKYYRDCKIGTIYEGTSNIQLNTIAKCIAQEY